The following proteins come from a genomic window of Coffea arabica cultivar ET-39 chromosome 11c, Coffea Arabica ET-39 HiFi, whole genome shotgun sequence:
- the LOC113715761 gene encoding methylenetetrahydrofolate reductase (NADH) 2, whose translation MKVIEKIQKAAKDENKVVFSFEFFPPKTEDGVDNLFERMERMVVHNPNFCDITWGAGGSTADLTLEIANRMQNMVCVETMMHLTCTNMPVEKIDHALDAIKSNGLQNVLALRGDPPHGQDKFVQVEGGFACALDLVKHIRAKYGDYFGITVAGYPEAHPDVIPANGIASLEAYQSDLAYLKRKVDAGADLIITQLFYDTDSFLKFVNDCRQIGITCPIVPGIMPINNYRGFLRMTGFCKTKIPPEITAALEPIKDNEEAVRNYGIHLGTEMCKRILASGIKTLHLYTLNMEKSALAILMNLGLIEESKISRTLPWRRPTNIYRVKEDVRPIFWANRPKSYISRTIGWEHYPHGRWGDSRNASYGALSDYQFMRPRARGKRLSEEWVVPLRSLQDIYEKFKQFCLGQLRSCPWSELDGLQPETRIINEHLGAINLKGFLTINSQPAVNGVKSDTPSLGWGGPGGYVYQKAYLEFFCSKEKLNSLVERCKAYPFLTYMAVDKAGSWISNTNQTDVNAVTWGVFPAKEIIQPTVVDPSSFVVWKDEAFEIWSRAWAQLYPEADPSRKLLEEVRETYFLVSLVDNDYISGDLFAVFKDL comes from the exons ATGAAGGTGATTGAGAAGATCCAGAAGGCCGCCAAGGACGAAAACAAGGTTGTTTTCTCCTTCGAATTCTTCCCACCCAAGACAGAAGATGGCGTCGACAACCTGTTCGAAAGAATGGAGAGGATGGTCGTCCATAACCCGAATTTCTGTGATATCACGTGGGGTGCAGGCGGATCCACGGCTGATCTGACGCTGGAGATCGCGAATCGGATGCAGAATATGGTCTGCGTCGAGACCATGATGCACTTGACGTGTACCAATATGCCTGTGGAGAAAATTGATCACGCTCTGGATGCTATAAAATCCAACGGGCTCCAGAATGTCCTTGCTTTGCGGGGAGATCCCCCTCATGGCCAGGATAAGTTCGTCCAAGTGGAAGGTGGCTTTGCCTGCGCTCTCGACCTG GTGAAACATATTCGTGCCAAATATGGAGATTATTTTGGGATCACTGTTGCTGGTTATCCAG AGGCTCATCCTGATGTTATACCTGCTAATGGGATTGCCTCGCTTGAGGCATATCAAAGCGACCTTGCCTATCTGAAGAGAAAG GTTGATGCTGGAGCTGATCTTATTATAACTCAACTCTTCTATGATACTGATAGTTTCCTCAAATTTGTTAATGACTGTCGCCAAATTGGCATAACTTGCCCTATTGTTCCTGGGATTATGCCCATCAATAATTACAGGGGCTTCCTTCGTATGACCGGCTTTTGCAAGACTAAG ATTCCTCCTGAGATTACTGCTGCCTTAGAGCCTATCAAGGACAATGAAGAAGCTGTGAGAAACTACGGGATTCACCTTGGAACTGAAATGTGCAAGAGGATTTTGGCTAGTGGAATCAAGACATTGCATCTctatacattaaacatggagaagTCTGCATTGGCTATATTGATG AATCTTGGTCTGATTGAGGAATCAAagatttcaaggacattgccTTGGAGACGTCCCACTAATATTTATCGTGTTAAAGAAGATGTTCGCCCTATATTTTG GGCCAATCGTCCAAAGAGCTATATTTCAAGGACCATAGGTTGGGAACATTACCCACATGGCCGATGGGGTGATTCTCGAAATGCATCATATGGAGCACTTTCTGACTATCAA ttcATGAGGCCCCGTGCACGTGGTAAGAGACTTTCAGAAGAATGGGTTGTCCCTCTAAGAAGTTTACAGGATATTTATGAG aaatttaagCAATTTTGTCTCGGGCAATTAAGAAGCTGCCCATGGTCCGAATTAGATGGCCTTCAGCCAGAGACAAGGATCATAAATGAACACCTGGGTGCTATAAACTTAAAAGGTTTCCTAACAATCAACAGCCAACCAGCAGTTAATGGAGTAAAGTCTGACACTCCATCTCTTG GATGGGGTGGGCCAGGTGGATATGTTTATCAGAAGGCCTACTTGGAATTTTTCTGCTCCAAAGAAAAGTTGAATTCTCTTGTTGAGAGATGCAAAGCATACCCATTCCTCACCTATATGGCTGTGGATAAAGCGGGAAGTTGGATTTCAAACACCAACCAAACTGATGTGAATGCTGTTACATGGGGAGTCTTCCCTGCAAAGGAGATTATACAACCTACCGTTGTGGATCCTTCCAGCTTTGTGGTGTGGAAGGATGAGGCATTTGAAATTTGGTCAAGAGCATGGGCTCAATTATACCCAGAGGCTGACCCATCCAGAAAACTGCTTGAAGAG GTGCGAGAGACGTACTTCTTGGTCAGCTTGGTTGATAATGATTACATCAGTGGTGATTTATTTGCAGTCTTCAAGGATCTTTGA